The genomic interval GATTTGATTTTGCTGTCGAATTCTACCTTTCAAAAATAATTTAGGAGATATTTCTATGTCTATTCTATTCTTTGATACTTAGGATATCAAAGCGGAAAGTAATTCAGATAATATATTATCACCCTGCTAATTCCCGCCAAGAGGGATAACAACCCGAATCCGCCTCGTATTTTGCGAGGTGGATTGTTTGTTTATGGTATCAAAACGAATATAAGTGGAACGATAATTTATGCTTTCCCTGCGCCGTATATTGTTACTTGTTGTTCTTCTTAATGTTCCATAACTTGGTCAAAGACTCCGTCGTTATATTGCGGAGGATAACTTTTGTTTAACGAGACAGAAGAATATTTTTTGATTCAGTTCAGCCCTTAATATTTGAATTGTTCAGTCAATCTGCATATGATGATTGAACGTCAATAAGCTCCTTGATCTTTCCCGGAAAAAGTCTTACACTTATCACACCTTCTACATTCTTATCTTCGCCATACTCGAAATTGTGTTTGTTGTACGGGTGCGCAAGAATATCATAGAAAGCTTTTCCTTCAAATGTCAAACCCAATTTGCGGAAACTATCCTTGTTCTATCCTAATCCTGCAAGAATATCAAGTGTCTGTTGTGTCGCATTTTTCATAATCTCATCTCTGCAAAAGCTTCTTCGAGTAACAGCTTCGCGCTGCGGTTGTGATACTTGTCAAGAGCCTTTTTTCAGTAACGCTTCATATTTCTCGGCAGCAATTTTATACTCTTTAATCGATTGCGAAAAAATTTGGCAAGTATCTCCATTTTTTTCAGGTAACTTAAATATGGTCTAATTGCGTAACAAATTCAGGACTGAATAATAAAGCCGTTTATGTCGAAATATTCATTATATCTTCCCCTCTTAAAACCAAGGTGGCACGCATACTATTTCAAAACAAGCATAGAGCAAGGTTCGTTTTAGGTGACAAATTCATCCTTATAGACCTTGTAATAAAAGTAATTAAACCATGAAAAAATAAATCCTTCCTTCATAAGACTTTTTTGGCTTATTTTTGATATGTTTTCTGCAAAAACGGTTACGCTCTGGCATTTTGAATAGAACTCATTATTAACTTAAATTTTGTCAACATGAAAAGAAAAACATTTACGGTAATGATGGTGACTTTACTTTGTTCCTGTATCGCCTTCACCTCTTGTATCGGATCGTTCAAACTGAGCAATAAAGTATTGAGTTGGAACAAACAAGTTTCCAATAGCAAGTTCGTCAATGAAGTCGTCTTCTTTTGTTTCTGGGTAATACCTGTATATGAAGTAACCACAATCGCCGATGTTTTGGTCGTCAACAGCATCGAGTTTTGGAGCGGCGACAATCCTCTGGCAGAAACTGAAACAGAAAAATCCATTCACGGTAAAAAGGGGGAATATTTGGTACGGTACAAACGTAACGGCTATCGCATCGTTAATCGCAACACCAAAACCAGTGTCGATTTAATCTATGACAAAGGTACGAAGACATGGTCCGCAATGGCTAAAAACAAACCCGTAGAGTTTATGACTTTCCTTGACGACAATACGGTCAGGGTATATCTGCCTGGAGGAAAAACCATGAATGTTGAATTATCCGAATCTGGTGTAGCCACATTTAGAGAAGTCATCGAACGTGATTATGCCATGTTGCGTTAAAAACCGATAAGGACAAATTTTTGTAAAGGGGATCATTCAAGTCCCCTTTACAAAGTCTGTTCCGCCTTGTAATCTGCCGGAACCGTATGCAGATCATTCGTAATTGAAACACCCGAACGTTTAAGCGCAGTCGCAAATGAATGTCTTGCAACGTAGGTGGCCAAATTGACACCAATATTTAATTATTTGTTTATCAACTTCAAACACGAATTTACTTTAGTAATTACTTTATGAATACGATTCCGTTGCTGTTGCTCCGTCGTGTGATAAAACGACAAAATCGGAAACAGATAAGGCGATTGGTCTCGACGGTTACGGACAACTATCTCCATTGCTTGAGATAACAAAGGTAATTTTATCATTTTATGCATCTTGCGCCTTATATAGATCAATCTATCTTCCACTATATTTTGCTGGGTAAGATAAGCCATGTCTACGAAATTGATTCCTCCCATATAATAGCTGAAAGCGAACAAATCGACGGCCAGTCGGACATAAGGACGATCGCTGGCATAGTTGATGATCCGAAATATTTCCGCTTTGCCGATAGCACGTTTAGCGGTCGCTCGGTGCAATTTCGACACTTTATAAGACTTGAAAGGGTAGTGTTCCGACTTGGCACCTTTCCCTCAATAGCGACATTATATACAACCGCAACGTGCGAAAACGTCGGCCTATCGTATTCTCGGAAAATCCCTGTCCACGCAACCACGATTCATAACGCTTCAGCCATGCCGTATCAATATCGGAGAAATAGATTCAAG from Alistipes ihumii AP11 carries:
- a CDS encoding DUF3332 domain-containing protein → MKRKTFTVMMVTLLCSCIAFTSCIGSFKLSNKVLSWNKQVSNSKFVNEVVFFCFWVIPVYEVTTIADVLVVNSIEFWSGDNPLAETETEKSIHGKKGEYLVRYKRNGYRIVNRNTKTSVDLIYDKGTKTWSAMAKNKPVEFMTFLDDNTVRVYLPGGKTMNVELSESGVATFREVIERDYAMLR